A section of the Neorhizobium galegae bv. orientalis str. HAMBI 540 genome encodes:
- a CDS encoding deaminase — MTIAARLLDVIENDILPLTEKSVATGNKVFGAAILKKSDLSLVIAETNNELENPLWHGEVHTLKRFYETTRDLPTKDLIFLSTHEPCTMCMSAITWAGFDNFYYFFSHEDSRDAFAIPHDLKILKEVFGLEPSGYRRNNAFWHSYAIADLVESEDEPLRAGLKTQTSRIKARYDGLSGVYQSGKDKNTIPLA; from the coding sequence ATGACAATCGCCGCCCGCCTTCTCGACGTCATCGAAAACGACATCCTGCCCCTGACGGAAAAGAGCGTCGCCACCGGCAACAAGGTTTTTGGCGCGGCGATCCTGAAAAAATCCGATCTGTCGCTGGTAATTGCCGAGACCAATAACGAGCTCGAAAATCCGCTGTGGCACGGCGAAGTGCACACGCTGAAGCGCTTTTACGAAACCACACGAGATCTTCCTACCAAAGACCTGATTTTCCTATCGACTCATGAACCGTGCACAATGTGCATGTCGGCGATCACCTGGGCCGGTTTCGACAATTTCTACTATTTTTTCAGCCACGAGGATTCCCGCGACGCCTTCGCCATCCCGCATGACCTGAAGATCCTCAAAGAGGTTTTCGGCCTGGAGCCTAGCGGCTACCGGCGCAACAATGCCTTCTGGCATTCCTACGCAATTGCCGACCTGGTCGAAAGCGAAGACGAGCCGCTCCGTGCCGGCCTCAAGACCCAGACCAGCCGGATCAAAGCCCGATATGACGGGCTTTCCGGCGTCTACCAGTCCGGCAAGGACAAAAACACCATTCCGCTCGCCTGA
- the cysG gene encoding siroheme synthase CysG, with protein MSPSQQRLSVFPAFFRVSGRSVVVFGNGDEAYAKARLLRNTDAEIVACVSAPDQDYADWLVAQGIGTVHSDFSPDQLADQVKGAVMVFAATGDAALDRAIVTAARAEKIPANAVDQPDFCDFYTPALVNRAPVAIAIGTEGAGPVLAQMIRARIDRMLSPSLGLLARLAAEYRDAAERLVPRGVSRRIFWRRFFSADVASAVDANDIAAARRSANALLSTTGRAAGHVWLVGAGPGAEDLLTLRAQRVLMEADAIVYDALVPQAIVDMGRRDAERLSVGKRKNCHSKSQDEINRLLVRLGREGKRVVRLKSGDPLVYGRAGEEMAALRDAGVTYEIVPGITSAFAAAADFELPLTLRGVASSLIFTTGHDLTGDVLPDWASLAISGATIAVYMGRTVAASVAERLMGAGLAPETTVAVIENASRADRRLFHGVLRELPDLEARDDLSGPVMVIIGEAVAGANFEKSEPLSHGKIPVREEMEQIR; from the coding sequence ATGTCTCCAAGCCAACAACGCCTGTCGGTCTTTCCGGCTTTCTTCCGCGTCAGCGGACGGAGCGTTGTCGTGTTTGGCAATGGTGACGAAGCCTATGCCAAGGCCCGGCTGCTGCGCAACACCGATGCGGAGATCGTTGCTTGCGTCTCCGCACCGGATCAGGACTATGCGGACTGGCTGGTCGCTCAGGGCATCGGCACCGTTCATTCGGATTTTTCGCCGGATCAGCTCGCAGATCAGGTCAAGGGCGCGGTGATGGTGTTTGCTGCAACCGGCGACGCCGCCCTGGACCGTGCGATTGTCACTGCCGCCCGCGCTGAGAAGATTCCGGCCAATGCGGTCGATCAGCCCGATTTCTGCGACTTCTACACGCCGGCTCTCGTGAACCGCGCGCCGGTCGCGATCGCCATCGGCACCGAAGGCGCCGGCCCCGTTCTCGCCCAGATGATCCGTGCCCGCATCGACCGGATGCTGTCGCCGTCGCTTGGGCTACTGGCGCGCCTCGCCGCCGAATATCGCGATGCCGCCGAACGCCTGGTGCCGCGCGGCGTGTCGCGCCGCATCTTCTGGCGCCGCTTTTTCTCCGCCGATGTCGCGAGCGCCGTCGACGCCAACGATATCGCCGCCGCCCGCCGCTCGGCCAATGCGCTTCTGTCGACCACCGGTCGCGCCGCAGGCCATGTCTGGCTGGTCGGAGCCGGCCCGGGCGCCGAAGACCTTTTGACGCTGCGTGCCCAGCGCGTGCTGATGGAAGCCGACGCGATCGTTTATGACGCGCTGGTGCCACAGGCGATCGTCGACATGGGCCGCCGCGATGCCGAGCGCCTGTCGGTCGGCAAGCGCAAGAACTGCCATTCGAAATCCCAGGACGAGATCAACAGGCTGCTGGTCAGGCTCGGCCGTGAAGGCAAGCGCGTCGTCCGCCTGAAGTCCGGCGATCCGCTGGTCTATGGTCGCGCCGGCGAGGAGATGGCGGCACTTCGCGACGCGGGTGTCACTTACGAGATCGTACCGGGCATCACCTCCGCCTTTGCCGCCGCCGCCGATTTCGAGCTGCCGCTGACGTTGCGCGGCGTCGCCTCGTCGCTGATCTTCACCACCGGCCATGACCTGACCGGCGATGTCCTGCCCGACTGGGCAAGCCTTGCGATCTCCGGCGCCACGATCGCCGTCTATATGGGCCGCACGGTTGCCGCCTCCGTCGCCGAACGCCTGATGGGCGCCGGCCTTGCCCCGGAAACCACCGTCGCCGTGATCGAAAATGCCAGCCGCGCCGACCGCCGGCTCTTCCACGGCGTTCTTCGCGAGCTGCCGGACCTGGAAGCGCGCGACGATCTTTCCGGTCCGGTCATGGTGATCATCGGCGAAGCCGTCGCTGGTGCGAATTTCGAAAAGTCCGAACCGCTTTCTCATGGTAAGATTCCGGTTCGCGAGGAAATGGAACAGATAAGATGA
- a CDS encoding DUF2849 domain-containing protein translates to MTDKVLTANRLSDGIAVWLDANGQWVENLQDAIVARHPEAVASLEAIGKRDFAQNRVVDVAVIDVQEQDGKLWPLRLRERIRAQGPTMEYAAGYRPADPAFIAV, encoded by the coding sequence ATGACTGACAAGGTTCTGACCGCCAACCGCCTTTCCGACGGCATCGCCGTCTGGCTCGATGCGAACGGCCAATGGGTGGAAAACCTGCAGGACGCGATCGTCGCCCGCCATCCCGAGGCCGTGGCCTCGCTGGAAGCGATCGGCAAGCGCGATTTTGCGCAGAACCGGGTTGTTGACGTCGCCGTCATCGACGTGCAGGAGCAGGACGGCAAGCTCTGGCCGCTGCGCCTTCGCGAACGGATCCGTGCCCAGGGCCCGACCATGGAATATGCTGCCGGCTACCGCCCCGCCGATCCGGCCTTCATCGCAGTTTGA
- a CDS encoding nitrite/sulfite reductase, translated as MYRYDEFDHAFVSSRVEQFRDQVGRRLAGELAEDAFKPLRLMNGVYLQLHAYMLRVAIPYGTLNARQMRMLAHIARKYDRGYGHFTTRQNIQYNWPKLSDTPDILAELASVEMHALQTSGNCIRNVTADHFAGAAADEVADPRPYAEILRQWSSVHPEFSYLPRKFKIAVTGAERDRAAIQVHDIGLHLKKNEDGQIGFAVYVGGGQGRTPMIAKKIKDFLPEEDLLSYTTAIMRVYNLHGRRDNKYKARIKILVHETGAEELARQVEEEFSHLQGTELKLPEKDIQAIAAYFAPPALADRAEGWPQLAGWKKTDENFARWVDQNVKPHKHPDYGMVTISLKPIGGIPGDASDVQMDAIADLAEEFAFDEIRISHEQNVILPHVALADLEPLYRALVAHNLATANAGLITDIIACPGLDYCALANARSIPLSQEISTRFGAPERQAEIGELKIKISGCINACGHHHVGHIGLLGVEKKGAELYQITLGGSGDENTSIGEIIGRGFEPNKVTDAVETIVDTYLGLRLAKEETFLEAYRRVGPQPFKEALYGDAKAEAA; from the coding sequence ATGTACCGTTACGACGAATTCGACCACGCTTTTGTTTCGAGCCGCGTGGAGCAGTTCCGCGATCAGGTCGGCCGCCGCCTCGCCGGCGAGCTGGCCGAGGATGCGTTCAAGCCGCTGCGCCTGATGAATGGCGTCTACCTCCAGCTTCACGCCTACATGCTGCGCGTCGCGATCCCCTATGGGACGCTGAATGCCAGGCAGATGCGCATGCTCGCCCATATCGCCCGCAAATACGACCGCGGTTACGGGCATTTCACCACCCGCCAGAACATCCAGTACAACTGGCCGAAACTTTCCGATACGCCGGATATCCTGGCCGAGCTTGCAAGCGTCGAGATGCACGCGCTGCAGACGTCGGGCAACTGCATCCGCAACGTCACGGCCGACCATTTCGCCGGGGCTGCCGCCGATGAGGTCGCCGATCCGCGTCCTTACGCCGAGATCCTGCGCCAGTGGTCCTCGGTCCACCCGGAATTCTCGTATCTGCCGCGCAAATTCAAGATCGCCGTCACCGGCGCCGAGCGCGACCGCGCCGCGATCCAGGTGCACGACATCGGCCTGCATCTGAAGAAGAACGAGGATGGCCAGATCGGTTTTGCCGTCTATGTCGGCGGCGGGCAGGGCCGTACCCCGATGATCGCCAAGAAGATCAAGGATTTCCTCCCCGAGGAAGACCTGCTCTCCTACACGACCGCGATCATGCGCGTTTACAATCTGCACGGCCGCCGCGACAACAAATACAAGGCGCGCATCAAGATCCTCGTCCATGAGACCGGTGCCGAGGAACTGGCCCGCCAGGTGGAGGAGGAATTCTCCCATCTGCAGGGTACCGAGCTGAAGCTGCCGGAGAAGGACATCCAGGCGATCGCCGCCTATTTCGCGCCGCCGGCCTTGGCCGACCGGGCCGAAGGCTGGCCGCAGCTCGCCGGCTGGAAAAAGACCGACGAGAATTTCGCCCGCTGGGTCGACCAGAACGTCAAGCCGCACAAACATCCCGACTACGGTATGGTGACGATCTCCCTGAAGCCGATCGGCGGCATTCCAGGCGACGCTTCCGACGTGCAGATGGATGCCATCGCCGATCTGGCGGAAGAGTTCGCCTTCGACGAGATCCGCATCAGCCACGAGCAGAACGTCATCCTGCCGCATGTGGCGCTGGCCGATCTCGAGCCGCTTTACCGCGCGCTGGTCGCTCATAACCTTGCGACCGCCAATGCCGGGCTGATCACCGACATCATCGCCTGTCCGGGGCTAGACTATTGCGCGCTGGCGAACGCCCGTTCGATCCCGCTGTCGCAGGAAATCTCCACCCGCTTCGGTGCGCCGGAGCGCCAGGCCGAGATCGGCGAGCTCAAGATCAAGATTTCCGGCTGCATCAATGCCTGCGGCCATCACCATGTCGGCCATATCGGCTTGCTGGGCGTCGAGAAGAAGGGCGCCGAACTCTACCAGATCACGCTCGGCGGTTCCGGCGACGAGAACACCTCGATCGGCGAGATCATCGGCCGCGGCTTCGAGCCGAACAAGGTGACCGACGCGGTGGAAACCATCGTCGACACCTATCTCGGCCTTCGCCTCGCCAAGGAAGAGACCTTCCTCGAAGCCTATCGCCGTGTCGGTCCGCAGCCTTTCAAGGAAGCGCTCTATGGCGATGCCAAGGCGGAGGCTGCGTAA
- a CDS encoding DUF934 domain-containing protein, protein MTRLWRETGFVENDPWVIETEEVKATEDQKVLLPLDEMIARAEESNDVGLGVLIRPADDVRKLEPYLYRIEIVAVDFPAFNDGRAFSHASLLRDRLGYRNELRAVGDVLIDQVPLMLRCGIDSFSVKNATALKRLEEGRLPGIAEHYQPTARHAEKGEGYSWRRRTVTA, encoded by the coding sequence ATGACCAGACTCTGGAGAGAAACCGGCTTCGTCGAGAACGACCCCTGGGTGATCGAGACCGAGGAGGTGAAGGCGACCGAGGACCAGAAGGTGTTGCTGCCGCTCGACGAGATGATCGCGCGGGCCGAGGAGAGCAACGATGTTGGCCTCGGCGTGCTGATCCGCCCGGCGGACGATGTGCGCAAGCTCGAACCCTATCTTTACCGCATCGAGATCGTCGCGGTGGATTTCCCGGCCTTCAACGACGGCCGCGCCTTTTCGCATGCCTCGCTGCTGCGCGACCGGCTCGGCTACAGGAACGAGCTGCGCGCGGTCGGCGACGTGCTGATCGACCAGGTGCCCCTGATGCTGCGCTGTGGCATCGACAGTTTTTCGGTGAAGAACGCCACGGCGCTGAAGCGGCTCGAAGAGGGCCGGCTGCCGGGCATCGCCGAGCACTACCAGCCGACGGCCCGCCACGCCGAAAAGGGCGAGGGCTATAGCTGGCGGCGCCGCACGGTGACGGCCTGA
- a CDS encoding ferredoxin--NADP reductase, protein MNAPAKTEEFAVAQVQAKIPDGVYAETVLAVEHYTDRLFRFRMTRPAGFRFRSGEFAMIGLMVGDKPVYRAYSIASPAWDEELEFFSIKVPDGPLTSHLQAIKPGDTVLMRKKPTGTLVLDALTPGKRLYMFSTGTGIAPFASLIRDPETYEKFDEVILTHTCRDVAELKYGFDLVHEINNHEFLHEIVGDKLKHYPTVTREDFKYRGRITDLIENGKLFTDLGVPALDPAVDRGMICGSTAMLKDTKDLLEKAGLVEGSNSKPGEFVIERAFVG, encoded by the coding sequence ATGAACGCTCCAGCTAAGACGGAAGAATTCGCAGTGGCCCAGGTTCAGGCAAAGATCCCGGACGGCGTTTACGCCGAGACGGTGCTTGCCGTCGAGCATTATACCGACCGCCTGTTCCGCTTCCGCATGACCCGGCCGGCCGGTTTCCGCTTCCGTTCGGGCGAGTTCGCGATGATCGGCCTGATGGTCGGCGACAAGCCGGTCTACCGCGCCTATTCGATCGCCAGCCCCGCTTGGGACGAGGAGCTCGAATTCTTCTCGATCAAGGTGCCGGACGGCCCGCTGACCTCGCACCTGCAGGCGATCAAGCCGGGCGACACGGTGCTGATGCGCAAGAAGCCGACCGGCACGCTGGTGCTCGACGCGCTGACGCCCGGCAAGCGGCTCTACATGTTCTCGACCGGCACCGGCATTGCCCCCTTCGCCAGCCTCATCCGCGACCCGGAGACCTACGAAAAATTCGACGAGGTCATCCTCACCCATACCTGCCGCGACGTCGCCGAGCTGAAATACGGTTTCGACCTGGTACACGAGATCAACAACCATGAGTTCCTGCACGAGATCGTCGGGGACAAACTCAAGCATTACCCGACCGTGACCCGCGAGGATTTTAAGTATCGCGGCCGCATCACCGACCTGATCGAGAACGGCAAGCTGTTCACCGATCTCGGCGTCCCGGCGCTCGACCCGGCCGTCGACCGCGGCATGATCTGCGGCTCGACCGCGATGCTGAAGGACACCAAGGACCTGCTCGAAAAGGCGGGTCTCGTCGAAGGCTCGAACAGCAAGCCCGGCGAGTTCGTCATCGAAAGGGCGTTTGTAGGGTGA
- a CDS encoding DUF3828 domain-containing protein, producing MRMPAIVFGLLFSLLAAAGAEARVYKSPQALIKSLYADTIDPAEDDAPSPYSAYFSDALNESLTANGEAVDFDPILAGQDGVASNIQLSPPIVLGNTAELEVSFRNGKRSATLFYTLVRENGGWKVDDIADQSGDDPWSLRDLLGQ from the coding sequence ATGCGCATGCCGGCCATCGTCTTTGGACTGCTGTTTTCCCTGCTGGCTGCGGCCGGCGCCGAGGCGCGGGTCTACAAGTCGCCGCAGGCGCTGATCAAATCGCTTTATGCCGATACGATCGATCCGGCCGAGGACGATGCGCCCTCGCCCTATTCGGCCTATTTTTCCGATGCGCTCAACGAGAGCCTGACGGCGAATGGCGAGGCGGTGGATTTCGATCCGATCCTTGCCGGGCAGGATGGCGTCGCCAGCAATATCCAGCTTTCCCCGCCGATCGTCCTTGGCAACACGGCCGAACTGGAAGTGTCCTTCCGCAACGGCAAGCGCTCGGCGACGCTCTTCTACACGCTGGTGCGCGAAAACGGCGGCTGGAAGGTGGACGACATCGCCGACCAGTCCGGCGACGACCCCTGGAGCCTTCGCGACCTTTTGGGGCAGTAG
- the uvrB gene encoding excinuclease ABC subunit UvrB: MARSPKKSPASNPDNHNGFEEAPQSSFEGAPLQGSVSDWVKQLEAEAEASGVETQREIASKAGKHRKRIEIAAREEAIKAAQKSAPTTAKNTTASKTARGVSIGASSDPKTRARAGLNPVAGMDTSLEDAENLAAGAVTATVEALSALIESGNPLFKDGKLWTPHRPARPEKSEGGVTIRMSSDYEPAGDQPTAIRDLVAGINDNERSQVLLGVTGSGKTFTMAKVIEATQRPAVILAPNKTLAAQLYSEFKNFFPDNAVEYFVSYYDYYQPEAYVPRSDTFIEKESSINEQIDRMRHSATRSLLERDDCIIVASVSCIYGIGSVETYTAMTFQMSVGDRLDQRQLLADLVAQQYKRQDLNFVRGSFRVRGDTIEIFPAHLEDAAWRISMFGDEIDAITEFDPLTGHKVGDLKSVKIYANSHYVTPRPTLNGAIKAIKEELKLRLAELEKGGRLLEAQRLEQRTRYDIEMLEATGSCAGIENYSRYLTGRNPGEPPPTLFEYIPDNALLFIDESHVSVSQIGGMYRGDFRRKATLAEYGFRLPSCMDNRPLRFEEWDAMRPLTVAVSATPGNWEMEQSGGVFAEQVIRPTGLIDPPVEVRSARSQVDDVLGEIRETAAKGYRTLCTVLTKRMAEDLTEYLHEQGVRVRYMHSDIDTLERIEIIRDLRLGAFDVLVGINLLREGLDIPECAFVAILDADKEGFLRSETSLIQTIGRAARNVDGKVILYADKITGSMQRAMDETARRREKQMEYNTANGITPESVKARISDILDSVYERDHVRADISGVSGKGFADGGHLVGNNLQAHLNALEKSMRDAAADLDFEKAARLRDEIKRLKAAELAVMDDPIARDEARAVEGGNGKAGNGKAGNGKGGAKPRRESIPPLEGEMSGRTEGGVSPPSTSLFAKPNLDDMGRDIAEPAKPSLFRKNDLDEMTVGRTEKPVTGKLPPKPSSSTSPPSSSGLTRGSTDDPRPLVRGKVGAGSYEDAGEQKRKSRTKGKTGRPGR; this comes from the coding sequence ATGGCCAGATCACCGAAAAAATCGCCCGCCTCGAACCCGGACAATCACAACGGTTTCGAGGAAGCCCCGCAATCGTCGTTCGAGGGTGCGCCTCTGCAAGGCAGCGTTTCCGACTGGGTGAAGCAGCTTGAGGCGGAGGCGGAAGCATCCGGCGTCGAGACGCAGCGCGAGATCGCTTCGAAGGCCGGCAAGCACCGCAAGAGAATAGAGATCGCGGCGCGTGAGGAAGCCATCAAGGCCGCCCAGAAGAGCGCCCCGACGACGGCCAAGAACACCACCGCCTCGAAGACCGCCCGCGGCGTGTCGATCGGCGCCTCGTCAGATCCGAAGACGCGCGCCCGCGCCGGGCTCAATCCGGTCGCCGGCATGGATACGTCGCTGGAGGATGCCGAGAACCTCGCCGCCGGCGCGGTCACCGCCACCGTGGAAGCCCTGTCGGCGCTGATCGAGAGCGGCAACCCGCTGTTCAAGGACGGCAAGCTGTGGACGCCACACCGCCCCGCCCGGCCGGAAAAGTCCGAGGGCGGCGTCACCATCCGCATGTCCTCCGATTACGAGCCGGCCGGCGACCAGCCGACCGCCATCCGCGACCTGGTGGCGGGCATCAACGACAACGAGCGCTCCCAGGTGCTGCTCGGCGTCACCGGTTCGGGCAAGACATTCACCATGGCCAAGGTGATCGAGGCGACCCAGCGCCCGGCGGTGATCCTGGCGCCCAACAAGACGCTGGCGGCGCAGCTCTATTCCGAGTTCAAGAACTTCTTCCCGGACAACGCAGTCGAATATTTCGTCTCCTATTACGACTATTACCAGCCGGAAGCCTATGTGCCGCGCTCCGACACGTTCATCGAGAAGGAATCCTCGATCAACGAACAGATCGACCGGATGCGCCACTCCGCCACCCGTTCGCTGCTGGAGCGCGACGACTGCATCATCGTCGCCTCGGTCTCCTGCATCTACGGTATCGGCTCGGTCGAGACCTATACGGCGATGACCTTCCAGATGTCGGTCGGCGACCGATTGGATCAACGTCAATTGTTGGCAGACCTCGTCGCCCAGCAATACAAGCGCCAGGACCTGAATTTCGTGCGCGGCTCGTTCCGGGTGCGCGGCGACACGATCGAGATCTTCCCGGCCCACTTGGAAGATGCCGCTTGGCGGATCAGCATGTTCGGCGACGAGATCGATGCGATCACCGAGTTCGATCCGCTCACCGGCCACAAGGTCGGCGACCTGAAATCGGTGAAGATCTACGCCAATTCGCACTATGTCACCCCGCGCCCGACGCTGAACGGCGCCATCAAGGCGATCAAGGAAGAGCTCAAGCTGCGGCTTGCCGAGCTCGAAAAGGGCGGCCGCCTGCTCGAAGCGCAGCGGCTGGAACAGCGCACCCGCTACGATATCGAGATGCTGGAGGCGACCGGCTCCTGCGCCGGCATCGAGAACTATTCGCGTTACCTGACCGGCCGCAATCCCGGCGAGCCGCCGCCGACCCTGTTCGAATACATCCCCGACAACGCCCTGCTGTTCATCGACGAAAGCCATGTCTCGGTCAGCCAGATCGGCGGCATGTACCGAGGAGACTTCAGAAGAAAAGCGACACTCGCCGAATACGGTTTCCGCCTGCCGTCCTGCATGGACAACCGGCCGCTGCGCTTCGAGGAATGGGATGCGATGCGCCCGCTCACCGTCGCCGTCTCGGCCACGCCCGGCAACTGGGAGATGGAACAGTCCGGCGGCGTGTTCGCCGAACAGGTCATCCGCCCCACGGGCCTGATCGACCCGCCGGTGGAAGTCCGCTCCGCCCGCTCCCAGGTCGACGACGTGCTCGGCGAAATCCGCGAGACCGCCGCCAAGGGGTACCGGACGCTGTGTACGGTGCTCACCAAGCGCATGGCCGAAGATTTGACCGAATACCTGCATGAACAGGGGGTTCGCGTGCGCTACATGCACTCGGACATCGACACCCTGGAGCGCATCGAGATCATCCGCGACCTGCGGCTCGGTGCCTTCGACGTGCTGGTCGGCATCAACCTTCTGCGCGAAGGCCTCGACATTCCCGAATGCGCCTTCGTCGCCATTCTCGACGCCGACAAGGAAGGCTTTTTGCGCTCGGAAACGTCCCTCATCCAGACCATTGGACGTGCCGCGAGAAACGTCGACGGCAAGGTCATCCTCTATGCCGACAAGATCACCGGCTCGATGCAGCGCGCCATGGACGAAACCGCCCGCCGCCGCGAAAAGCAGATGGAATACAACACCGCCAACGGCATCACGCCGGAATCGGTGAAGGCCAGGATTTCCGACATCCTCGACTCGGTCTACGAGCGCGACCACGTCCGCGCCGACATTTCCGGCGTCTCCGGCAAGGGTTTTGCAGATGGCGGCCACCTGGTCGGCAACAATCTGCAGGCCCATCTCAACGCGCTCGAAAAATCGATGCGCGACGCCGCCGCCGACCTCGACTTCGAAAAGGCCGCCCGCCTGCGCGACGAAATCAAACGCCTCAAGGCCGCCGAACTCGCCGTCATGGACGACCCGATCGCCAGGGACGAAGCCCGCGCCGTCGAAGGCGGCAATGGCAAGGCCGGAAACGGCAAGGCTGGAAACGGCAAAGGCGGAGCAAAACCCCGCCGCGAGTCGATCCCCCCCCTTGAGGGGGAGATGTCCGGCAGGACAGAGGGGGGTGTTTCCCCACCCTCGACCTCCCTCTTCGCCAAACCCAACCTCGACGACATGGGCCGCGACATCGCCGAACCCGCCAAGCCATCGCTGTTCCGCAAGAACGACCTCGACGAAATGACCGTCGGCCGCACCGAAAAACCGGTCACCGGCAAGCTTCCGCCGAAACCGTCATCCTCAACCTCTCCTCCGTCATCCTCGGGCTTGACCCGAGGATCCACCGACGACCCCCGCCCCCTCGTGCGCGGCAAGGTCGGCGCGGGAAGTTATGAGGATGCGGGCGAACAGAAGCGGAAGAGCCGGACCAAGGGGAAGACGGGGCGGCCTGGGCGATAG
- a CDS encoding putative bifunctional diguanylate cyclase/phosphodiesterase, with the protein MEAEFRTGQIDPALALDVKRAQASTILERLISTLATNAAISASALFVTTIDRGLTVSASLWFMAVIASLVLRVFMASILKRWETVEHAPQQALNVLTVGALVSGLAWAALPLTVPDFNALDGDSGLYLIMCGMATGAVLMGVGHNPVSLAFAIPPNISVMVSLAVTGSASGWLLTIDVVALTMVLIRSSRTSEATFVGNVLGKLKATALADSLSSANSNILRANYRLEVLANCDPLTGLANRTAFNTALDTGISAARLEEEQLALLILDLDRFKTVNDTLGHSAGDALLVEVSDRLRLAVDGKGVIARLGGDEFAIILGGSDAAETARGLAKRILEHSRQPVMLEGQPTVVGTSIGLALFPLHADTAEDLFISADMALYRAKDGGRRQWREFEPAFRSQADRQNQIEHELADALDAGDLEAWFQPQVDLASQEITGFEALVRWHHPYLGPIAPPEIVAAAQAANLADRLTATVAEAACRLLTRLPSLGLPRATVAINVSPREFDLYSVTDVLDCITSAHCIDPALFEIEITEEAILDTLVAGEQLKRIERSGYKLAVDDFGAGHSSLAYLVALKVDRLKLDRRFITNVHQSRQNQEIVGAMASLGRALSMEVVVEGVESEEEANALKALGCQFAQGYFFGRPMPAERIPGWIECRRAATQRQVA; encoded by the coding sequence ATGGAAGCCGAATTCAGAACAGGTCAGATCGACCCGGCCCTTGCCCTGGACGTGAAGCGAGCGCAGGCATCGACCATACTCGAACGCCTGATCTCGACGCTCGCGACCAATGCCGCGATATCCGCTTCGGCGCTTTTCGTCACCACGATCGACCGTGGCCTGACCGTTTCGGCCAGCCTGTGGTTCATGGCGGTGATCGCAAGCCTGGTCCTGCGCGTCTTCATGGCCTCGATCCTGAAGCGTTGGGAAACCGTGGAACATGCCCCGCAACAGGCGCTGAACGTGCTGACCGTCGGGGCGCTCGTGAGCGGGCTCGCCTGGGCGGCTCTTCCGCTGACCGTGCCCGATTTCAACGCGCTCGACGGAGACAGTGGCCTCTATCTGATCATGTGCGGCATGGCGACCGGCGCAGTCCTGATGGGTGTCGGGCACAACCCGGTTTCCCTCGCCTTCGCCATACCGCCCAACATTTCCGTGATGGTGTCGCTTGCCGTCACCGGCAGCGCCAGCGGCTGGCTCCTCACCATCGACGTCGTGGCGCTGACGATGGTGCTGATCCGCAGCAGCCGCACCAGCGAGGCGACCTTCGTCGGCAACGTGCTCGGCAAACTCAAGGCGACGGCGCTTGCCGATTCCCTCTCCAGTGCCAATTCGAACATCCTGCGCGCCAATTACCGGCTGGAAGTGCTCGCCAATTGCGATCCGCTGACCGGGCTTGCCAACCGTACCGCCTTCAATACCGCCCTCGATACGGGAATTTCCGCCGCAAGGCTCGAGGAGGAACAACTCGCCCTCCTCATCCTCGATCTCGACCGCTTCAAGACGGTCAACGACACGCTCGGCCACAGCGCCGGCGACGCGCTGCTCGTCGAGGTCAGCGACCGGCTGCGCCTGGCGGTCGACGGCAAGGGCGTCATCGCCCGGCTCGGCGGCGACGAGTTCGCGATCATCCTCGGCGGCTCGGATGCCGCCGAAACCGCCCGGGGTCTGGCGAAGCGCATCCTCGAGCACAGCCGGCAGCCGGTCATGCTCGAGGGCCAGCCGACCGTGGTCGGCACCTCGATCGGCCTGGCGCTCTTCCCGCTGCATGCGGATACGGCCGAGGATCTGTTCATCAGCGCCGACATGGCGCTCTACAGGGCCAAGGACGGCGGGCGCCGCCAGTGGCGCGAATTCGAGCCCGCCTTCCGCTCCCAGGCCGACCGCCAGAACCAGATCGAGCACGAACTCGCCGATGCGCTCGATGCCGGCGATCTCGAAGCGTGGTTCCAGCCGCAGGTCGATCTCGCCTCCCAGGAGATCACCGGTTTCGAGGCGCTGGTGCGCTGGCACCACCCCTATCTCGGGCCGATCGCGCCGCCGGAAATCGTCGCCGCCGCGCAGGCCGCCAATCTTGCCGACCGGCTGACCGCGACGGTTGCCGAAGCCGCCTGCCGGCTGCTCACCCGCCTGCCCTCGCTCGGCCTGCCGCGGGCGACCGTCGCCATCAACGTCTCGCCGCGCGAGTTCGACCTCTATTCGGTCACCGACGTGCTCGACTGCATCACCTCGGCGCATTGCATCGATCCGGCGCTGTTCGAGATCGAGATCACCGAGGAGGCGATCCTTGACACGCTGGTCGCCGGCGAGCAGCTGAAGCGCATCGAGCGGTCCGGCTACAAGCTCGCCGTCGACGATTTCGGGGCCGGCCATTCCTCGCTCGCCTACCTCGTGGCGCTCAAGGTCGACCGGCTGAAGCTCGACCGACGGTTCATCACCAACGTGCATCAAAGCCGCCAGAACCAGGAAATCGTCGGCGCCATGGCCAGCCTCGGACGGGCGCTGTCGATGGAGGTGGTGGTCGAAGGCGTCGAGAGCGAGGAGGAAGCCAACGCCCTGAAAGCGCTCGGCTGCCAGTTCGCCCAGGGCTATTTCTTCGGCCGCCCGATGCCGGCCGAACGCATCCCCGGCTGGATCGAATGCCGCCGTGCCGCCACCCAGCGCCAGGTGGCGTAA